From the Amycolatopsis thermoflava N1165 genome, one window contains:
- a CDS encoding MFS transporter → MTALQPKRAAAASVIGTTIEYYDFFIYATAAALVFNKVFFPNLSGLAGTLVSLSTFAVAFLIRPVGGVIIGHLGDKVGRRPMLVLTLILMGGATLLIGLLPGYSTLGVLAPVLLIVLRIVQGFAMGGELGGAVLLTMEHSRPEKRGFYGSFVQIGGPLGLVVATLVFLPLNALPQEDFLSWGWRIPFLLSAILVVVGYVLRRTIDESPTFAEIKRSGRVERAPALTILRRYPARALLVAGTTLSGGVAFYMMSVFGLSYATKELGLSRGTILLIVMVSMVLDCLFVLASGMISDRVGRPKVMMFGMIGKAVLAFPWIWLLDSGDPWIVFAGYVLFCVPHAAGQGVAGVFYAEVFPAKVRYSGLSIGYTIGMIAGSAIAPMVAASLVAAWGTASLGWYMLSMSIISTVCTTVILRSRKIRGTAGEEAPVVRTEVVG, encoded by the coding sequence ATGACTGCACTGCAGCCCAAGCGCGCGGCCGCGGCCAGCGTGATCGGCACGACGATCGAGTACTACGACTTCTTCATCTACGCCACCGCCGCCGCCCTGGTGTTCAACAAGGTGTTCTTCCCCAACCTGTCCGGCCTGGCCGGCACGCTCGTGTCGCTGTCGACCTTCGCCGTGGCGTTCCTGATCCGGCCCGTCGGCGGGGTGATCATCGGCCACCTCGGCGACAAGGTCGGTCGCCGCCCGATGCTGGTGCTGACGCTGATCCTGATGGGCGGTGCGACCCTCCTCATCGGACTGTTGCCCGGCTATTCGACGCTCGGGGTGCTGGCCCCGGTCCTGCTGATCGTGTTGCGGATCGTGCAGGGCTTCGCGATGGGCGGCGAGCTGGGTGGCGCGGTGCTGCTGACGATGGAGCACAGCCGGCCCGAGAAGCGCGGCTTCTACGGCAGCTTCGTGCAGATCGGCGGCCCGCTCGGCCTGGTCGTCGCCACGCTGGTGTTCCTGCCGCTCAACGCGCTGCCGCAGGAGGACTTCCTGTCCTGGGGCTGGCGGATCCCGTTCCTGCTCAGCGCGATCCTCGTGGTCGTGGGATACGTGCTGCGCCGCACGATCGACGAGAGCCCGACGTTCGCCGAGATCAAGCGCTCCGGCCGCGTCGAGCGGGCGCCGGCGCTGACCATCCTGCGGCGGTACCCGGCGCGGGCGCTGCTCGTGGCGGGCACGACTCTCAGCGGCGGCGTCGCGTTCTACATGATGTCGGTGTTCGGGTTGTCCTACGCCACCAAGGAACTCGGCCTGAGCCGGGGCACGATCCTGCTCATCGTGATGGTGTCGATGGTGCTGGACTGCCTGTTCGTGCTGGCGTCCGGCATGATCTCGGACCGGGTCGGGCGGCCGAAGGTGATGATGTTCGGCATGATCGGCAAGGCGGTGCTCGCCTTCCCATGGATCTGGCTGCTGGACAGCGGCGACCCGTGGATCGTCTTCGCCGGGTACGTGCTGTTCTGCGTGCCGCACGCCGCCGGGCAGGGCGTCGCCGGGGTGTTCTACGCCGAGGTGTTCCCGGCGAAGGTGCGCTATTCGGGGCTGTCCATCGGGTACACGATCGGGATGATCGCGGGCAGCGCCATCGCCCCGATGGTCGCCGCGAGCCTGGTCGCGGCGTGGGGCACGGCCTCGCTGGGCTGGTACATGCTGTCGATGAGCATCATCTCCACGGTCTGCACCACGGTCATCCTGCGGTCGCGCAAGATCCGCGGGACGGCGGGCGAGGAGGCGCCGGTGGTCCGGACCGAGGTCGTCGGCTGA
- a CDS encoding MFS transporter has protein sequence MSTLQPRRAAAASVIGTTIEYYDFFIYATAAALVFNKVFFPTLTGLAGTLVSLSTFAVAFLVRPLGGVIIGHLGDKVGRRPMLVLTLTMMGGATLLIGLLPGYSTIGVAAPVLLILLRVLQGFAMGGELGGAVLLTMEHSQPGKRGFYGSFVQIGGPLALVLATLVYLPLGAMPQQDFLNWGWRIPFLLSVALIAVGYFLRRRIDESPTFTEIKRAGRVDRAPALTIVRQYPLRTLLIAGTTLIGGIAFYMMAVFGLSYATKDLGLPRGTILLVVMASMVLDCLFVFAAGTLSDRLGRPKVMIAGMIGLAVLSFPWIWMLDTGNPWVIFAGYVLLCVPHGAVQGVAGVFYAEAFPPAVRYSGLSIGYTIGMIAGSAIAPVVAESLVSAFGSAALGWYMLAMAAISLVSTVVIVRSHTVTGREQAPVTSPLTP, from the coding sequence ATGTCCACTCTGCAGCCCCGACGCGCCGCCGCGGCGAGCGTCATCGGCACCACCATCGAGTACTACGACTTCTTCATCTACGCCACCGCCGCCGCGCTGGTGTTCAACAAGGTGTTCTTCCCGACGCTGACCGGCCTGGCCGGGACACTGGTGTCGCTGTCGACCTTCGCGGTGGCCTTCCTGGTCCGCCCGCTCGGCGGCGTGATCATCGGGCATCTCGGCGACAAGGTCGGGCGACGGCCGATGCTGGTGCTCACGCTGACCATGATGGGCGGCGCGACCCTCCTCATCGGACTATTGCCCGGGTACTCGACCATCGGCGTCGCCGCGCCGGTCCTGCTGATCCTCCTGCGGGTGCTGCAGGGGTTCGCGATGGGCGGCGAACTCGGCGGCGCGGTGCTGCTGACGATGGAGCACAGCCAGCCGGGCAAACGCGGGTTCTACGGCAGTTTCGTGCAGATCGGCGGCCCGCTCGCGCTCGTGCTGGCGACACTGGTCTACCTGCCGCTGGGCGCCATGCCGCAGCAGGACTTCCTGAACTGGGGCTGGCGGATCCCGTTCCTGCTCAGCGTGGCCCTCATCGCCGTCGGCTACTTCCTGCGGCGGCGGATCGACGAGAGCCCCACGTTCACCGAGATCAAGCGTGCCGGCCGGGTGGACCGGGCGCCCGCGCTGACCATCGTCCGGCAGTATCCACTCCGGACACTGCTGATCGCGGGCACCACCCTGATCGGCGGCATCGCGTTCTACATGATGGCCGTGTTCGGCCTGTCCTACGCCACCAAGGACCTCGGCCTGCCGCGCGGAACGATCCTGCTCGTCGTGATGGCGTCGATGGTGCTGGACTGCCTGTTCGTGTTCGCCGCGGGCACGCTGTCGGATCGGCTGGGCCGCCCGAAGGTGATGATCGCGGGGATGATCGGTCTCGCGGTGCTGTCGTTCCCCTGGATCTGGATGCTGGACACCGGGAACCCGTGGGTGATCTTCGCCGGGTACGTGCTGCTGTGCGTGCCGCACGGCGCGGTGCAGGGCGTGGCGGGCGTGTTCTACGCGGAGGCGTTCCCGCCCGCGGTGCGGTATTCCGGACTGTCCATCGGCTACACGATCGGCATGATCGCGGGAAGCGCGATCGCCCCGGTGGTGGCCGAAAGCCTGGTGAGCGCGTTCGGGTCCGCCGCGCTGGGCTGGTACATGCTCGCGATGGCCGCGATCTCGCTGGTGTCCACCGTGGTGATCGTGCGCTCCCACACGGTGACCGGCCGCGAACAGGCGCCCGTGACGAGCCCGCTGACCCCCTGA
- a CDS encoding flavin reductase family protein — translation MTVPGRLMRDVLGSFCSGVVVVTAAGPEPVGFTCQSFASLSLDPPLVTFAPGRGSRTWPRIREIGSFCVNILAADQRHLSDAFARSGTDKFAGVRWSPSELGSPVLDGVLAWIDCEIWAEYDGGDHTIVVGEVRALAAAPGEPLLFHRGAYLAS, via the coding sequence ATGACCGTGCCCGGTCGCCTGATGCGGGACGTGCTCGGCTCCTTCTGCTCCGGGGTCGTGGTGGTCACCGCCGCCGGTCCCGAGCCGGTCGGCTTCACCTGCCAGTCGTTCGCCTCCCTGTCCCTCGACCCGCCACTGGTCACGTTCGCGCCCGGCCGCGGGTCGCGCACCTGGCCGAGGATCCGCGAAATCGGCTCGTTCTGCGTCAACATCCTCGCCGCCGACCAGCGGCATCTGTCGGACGCGTTCGCGCGGTCCGGCACCGACAAGTTCGCCGGCGTCCGCTGGTCGCCGAGCGAGCTGGGCTCGCCCGTCCTCGACGGCGTGCTCGCCTGGATCGACTGCGAGATCTGGGCCGAGTACGACGGCGGCGACCACACCATCGTCGTCGGCGAGGTCCGCGCGCTGGCCGCCGCACCCGGTGAGCCGTTGCTCTTCCACCGTGGGGCCTACCTCGCCTCCTGA